One Coleofasciculus sp. FACHB-T130 genomic region harbors:
- a CDS encoding M23 family metallopeptidase, whose amino-acid sequence MPAVELQPKSVEALEVRASSALTGNSWQGASFPVENFQGYTSAFGYRRSPSGSGGLEFHRGLDIAAPEGSYIRNWWAGKVVKVSQDRLCGTSITVESGAWRHVYCHMKGSVETANGGRYFIDRSGGLVVWEGQQVPAGARIGRVGMTGRTTGPHLHWGLKYGDNYVDPAQVLKAMYAQQPGNVRQVGQRLLQPSRSQTSWWKRQGQRTIDY is encoded by the coding sequence ATGCCAGCAGTAGAATTACAGCCAAAATCAGTTGAGGCATTGGAAGTTAGAGCAAGTTCGGCATTAACTGGCAATAGTTGGCAAGGGGCATCTTTCCCAGTTGAAAATTTTCAAGGCTATACTTCTGCATTTGGCTACCGTCGCTCTCCTTCTGGTTCTGGGGGTTTGGAATTCCATCGGGGTTTAGACATTGCTGCACCTGAAGGAAGTTACATTCGTAACTGGTGGGCAGGAAAAGTCGTGAAAGTCTCACAAGATAGACTTTGTGGCACCTCAATTACTGTGGAGTCCGGTGCGTGGCGGCACGTCTACTGTCACATGAAAGGAAGCGTGGAAACCGCCAATGGCGGTCGTTATTTCATCGATCGCAGCGGGGGTCTTGTAGTTTGGGAAGGGCAACAAGTGCCAGCAGGTGCCCGGATTGGTCGGGTAGGGATGACTGGGCGCACTACTGGCCCTCATCTCCACTGGGGATTAAAGTATGGCGATAACTATGTAGATCCGGCTCAGGTTCTTAAAGCAATGTATGCTCAACAACCCGGTAATGTTCGGCAAGTTGGGCAACGTTTGCTTCAACCGTCTAGAAGTCAGACATCGTGGTGGAAACGTCAGGGACAACGAACGATTGATTATTGA